The Flavobacteriales bacterium genomic sequence TTCCCCAACCGAGAGGCCATCGCAGAAGTTTACGACAGCGAGGAATACCAGGTACTTATTCGGTTTCGTGACCAGGCCTTTCGGAGACTGGAGGTATTGCTGTCAGCCTAATTCTTCCAGATAATGATAGGGCTTGTATGGAACCGGAAGAAAGATGAACTTTGCATAACCTCCATTGATTTCTTATGCAGTCATCCAACGCCAAACGAAACCGCCTGAGCCGTTTCTCAACCGCGATCAGCGCTGTGCTATATGGCATTCTCGCACTGGAATTCTACAACCGCAATCACATTCCCATGGCCGCATTAATGGCCTTTGCTGCCATGTGCAATGTGGTGGTGATGCGCATACAAGTAAACTTGCCATTGCTGTCGGGTATTATCTCCAATACCATGAATTCCCTTGCTGCAGCCGGCATGGCCTATCACCTCTACCAAGAAGGCGGACGGTATCCGTTGTGGATCGCCATCACCCTGGCCTACCTGACGGCAACCGTTGTATTTGTTCGCAAGAAAAACAAGGCGGTCTCCTGAACACCGGACGACATCGTTGTGTTTCATAAAAAAAACCGCCAATTTTGAATCCGCCGGTTCAAATACGCTCTTATGAAAGCCAACACATCAGATACTTACTTCGAAGGCCGGGTCTTCACCGGAAAAGACCTGAGTGAACAGCCACTGGCAAGCGGTGAATATGAAAACTGCCGTTTCACGGGAGGCAACCTGAGCGAGTCCGACCTATCCGGCATAACCTTTACTTCCTGCCGGTTCGAAGGGTGCGACCTGAGCATGGCAAAATTGAGGAACACCGCCATCCGGGAAACAACTTTTGTTGAGTGCAAGCTGCTGGGATTGCACTTCGAAGATTGCAATCCGTTTTTGTTCGGCGCCAACTTCACATCCTGCGACCTGAGCATGGCTTCCTTTTTTCGTTGCAAACTCAAGGGTGCATCCCTGATCAACTGCAGGCTTCACGAGGTCGACTTCACCGAGGCTGACCTCCAGACCGTCATATTCAAAGGCAGTGATTTGTCAGGCGCCACTTTTGACACGACCAATCTTTCCGGCGCCGACTTTAGCGACGCCATAGGCTATATCATAGATCCAGTTAAAAACAAAATTGCCAAAGCCAGATTTTCATCCGACGGCCTGGCCGGATTGCTGACAGGGTTTAAGATTGTGGTGGAAGGGTGAGGTATAATTAGAAATTAGGAATTAGGAATTAGGAATTTAGGTCACTGCGATGCATCCCAACGAATACTGCGGAGGAAAGTTCTCAGCTCCTCCACGTTGGTCGTCTTCATGGCAAGGTCTGTTACTTCCCGGTCAGTGCCAACCGTTACCGGTTGCACACCCCATTGTACCCGATGATCAGGCAGGATACTGTAAACCACTACAACAGCGGATTTGCCTTTGGGGATGCCGGAAAACTTCACCTGCGTATGGGAGTTATCGAAATAGTAACCTGGCATTACCCCTTTCAGATCGGCGAATACAATTCTTGCCACCACCTTGTCGGATTTATCCAGGTTAACCAACAGATCAACCGGATCAGGCTCATCTACGAACCTGTCGCAGTTAATAAAATCCAGCCGGGTGCTTTTCAAAACGTAGCAGTCATTGACTGATTCCATCACTTCTGATTCGAACCCACCCTGATCTTTGCCGGCTCCTTCAGCAACCAATACCTGATCGGCAAATTCATCCCTCACAAGATCACCCGTTCTTTGAAAACCTACCGGTAACTTTCCCTGTGCCTTCCAATTCTCTAATCCGTGTTTCTTTTCTCCATAAAAGACCTGCATTCTTCCATCCAACCGATCCGCGGGAATTTTAAGGGTGATGGAACGTGCCAGTTCCAATCTGCGATCGCCACACCATGCTTCCATATGCACCATACCTGCGGTTTCCAGAATCGCACGATCGGCATGCGTGGTCATCCCGCCCATCACAATCTGCTCAGGTGTATAAAACTCCCATAGCTTCAGGGTCACCAGGTCGCATACTGAATCTTCATCCAGCCTGAAAGCATGCTCGCGGAAAATCACGTGAGTTCCGTTCCTGCCGATCACAAGGGCCGATTGATTCGGGTCCAGCGTAAAGACTTGTGCATCATCCTGCGGCAAGCTGTCGGTGACACCGGTATACAGGAAGAGGTCATCTGATTTGGTCAGCACCAGCTGGCTGATGCCGCTGCTGGCGGTAGCAAACTGACGGTAAGATGCATTGGATGCGGATGCCGGATTGTTGCTGCAGGAGAATGGCACGGTGGTTACCATCACCTGGTTGGGGGTAAGCTGCATCACATCATCGCAGTATTCTACGAGCATGGTGGATCGTGCCCGCGCCAGGGAAGCTTGCTGTTGTAAGGACAGCTGGCGTTTTTCTTTTTTCAGCAAGAGGTCGAATACGACCTCCTCCCCATTGGTAAGTTGCCTGAAGGCGGATGTGACCTGACGTTGGACATCGGCATTCGGGCGGGCATCACGAAGGTGATAGTTGAGCTGCTCCTGCGCATACAGCATACTTGGCAAAAGCAACAAAAGGAGGTAGCGTATCATAGGAAGGCTTTTATGCATAACGGAGAAAAAAGGAAAAGACACAGGGGTGTAAAAGTCGCAAGTTGGTAGGAGAAACAATGACTTTGACAACAGAAGGTTTGTGGTTTGTTTAAGCCCGGCAGAAATGACCTGACATACATTTGCCAAGTACAGACTCACGACTGATACCCAACCAATCACCACCATTCTTCGCCTGGGAAAGTTCATACATAAGATTCTCTCCTTCCATATGAATAAACGCCTTAACTTGAACCCGGGCGGGTACATTGGTGTACCGCATCGCGAGCGTCGCAATTTTTATGCTGCATGCATTTCAACTCCTCCATTGTTTATGTATGTGACAAACCAGAAACTACAAACTGCAAACCACAGACTATCTCGGCATGACAACATCACCCGCACACCTTCACGTTCGCGAACTCACAGAAACCGACCTCCCTCTGTTGCTTGATTACTGGTTTAAGAATGACGATGCCTTCCTTGAAGGCATGGGCGTTGATCTGGCGAAGATGCCCACCCGGGAAGAATTCTCGAACATGTTGCAGTCTCAGTTGCAACTGCCGGTAGAGGTACGCCGATCATTTGCCCTGATCTGGGAAGCAGACGGACAACCGGTGGGGCATTCCAACACCAACCCCACCCGCTTTGGCGAAGATGCCTATATGCACCTTCATCTGTGGAAGAGCAACATCCGCAGACAAGGTCTTGGGGCAGAACTGGTACGTCTTTCTCTGTCGCATTATTTCAAAAAGCTGAACCTCAAAACCCTGTACAGTGAACCCTATGCACTGAACCCGGCGCCACACTGCGTGCTGGAGAAAGTGGGGTTTCGATTTGTGAAGGAATACGTGACTACACCCGGTTTCATCAACTTCGAACAACCGGTAAAAAGATGGGAATTGACACGGAAAGCGTGGAGCGAGCTGAACGCTTGAATCACTCCAATACAAATTTCCTGGTAGCTACTTCCTGCCCGGCGATCATCCTGGCAAAATAAATCCCCTGCCCGAATTCGGAGAGATCAAAGGAATACTGAACGGTGGGCTGCAGGTTGGTGCGGCTGAGCACAACCTGTCCTACGCTGTTCACCAGCTCAAAAGTGATGTTGTTGGGCATGTTCCTCTCCACGTAAATGTTCAGCATGTTCCGGGTTGGGTTGGGGAAAAGTCCCCACTTTAGCCGGCCGGTTGGTTCGGTAACCGAGGACGTACCTGTGTAGGTGATCACCGTTTCGTTGATGCTGTTGTGGCCGCTACCCGGACCTGTATTTCCGGTCTGAACGGTTCCATAGTAGGTTGGCCCGATGAGGTAGGGATATTCAGCCACCAGGTCGCTGTCGAGTGTCACGAAGTAACAATACATGCCGTCCGGATACTCGGGCGTCACGCAGTATCTGCCGTTATGTTCATCCAGGTCGCCGCTGCCGTCTATGTATTCAAAATCCTGAACGTAATACCCGAGCGGATAGGTGGTGGAAACATCCGGTCCGGTTGAGGAGGCTGTGCTGCCATCAGGCAAGGTGTTTCGCTTGGTGATATTCCGCTTGGCATAGCTGCTCTGCATTCGCTTGATGCCGCCTGTACCATTGGCATTGGCATAGGCAAAAGCACCATATACAGGAAATCCGTCGAAAGCGTATCCGATGATCGGTGAATGTTCGGTTGTCAGGCTATCGTCATACAGACATGTAGGATTCAGGTGGTGATGGTATTCACCGTTTCCCGCGGGGTGCCCGAGGCAATCATCAAACGACGGTCCTTCCACGATGATCGCGTTCTGGTACCACACATTCTGATTTTTATAACTCATGGCGTCTTTCGGATTGAAGATCGACACGCCATTGCTGAACACACCGATATGTCCCAATCCGGTTTGAATGGGCGTGCCCGTGTTCTTGGCCGGATGTCGGGTGATTTTGAAAACGAAATTCTGGTTGGCCGGTGTATTGGGGTTTCCGGCCCACGGTCCTATGTCATATCCCGGGATGCATGTGGCGCTCACATATACATTGTTGTCGGAATACTGCACCTGTTGGATGTTAGACGGAATGCCGTTGTAACCTGTGGCATTGGTGGTGTTAATGATCCATGAATAAACCTCGGGCCCGATCTGGGCGGATGCGAAGCAGCATTGAATACCCAACAGGGTTAAGAGTAGAAAACGTTTTTGCATGGATACAGATTTACATGGGTTTCTTTAAACGCCGGCCATCACCGTGAAGTTACCCCGGTCCGAAGCGGGAAGTATATCCTAAGGCGAGTGAACGGATATTCGGTCAATGTAATGGATTTATCGGTAGTCATGCACGAATAATAAGAATTCTTTCAGCTAAAGCAATCTGCAACCCGGCCATTCATGCATGTTTTGTCAAAGGCTCTACCTTTGTAGCATGCATCCATTACACTTAAAGCCAAGGCACATGCGCATCCGTTACCCCCTTCTCCTGCTGGTTGTATTGACCATGACCCACACCCGAAGCTCTGCACAAGGGTTTCCATCAAATCCTTTCAACTGGCAGCTTCCGCTCGGAGGCAGCATGAGCAACACCCACTCTTTTGGTTTCAACAACATAGCCAGCACCGGATCCTATACAAAAAATGATCAGGGCTGGAGTGTGTTGGACATAGATGGCGATGGAAAATTAGACCTTGTGGTACATTGCGAAGGAGACAGTTCGCACCGCAACACGTTCGGCGTAAACGATGGCAACCAATACTGGAAGGTGTATAAGGGCAATGGCTCCGGCTTCTCTCAAAATGAGGTTCATTGGTCACTACCGAATGGCGGCGATTTAAACAACGGTTATTTGTACGGGTTCTACACAACAGCACATGTCGGGTCCTATCAAGCGGGAGATCAGGCATGGTCGCTAACGGACATGAACGCGGATGGCAAACCCGACCTGGTCGTGAACTCGGAAGGAAACGGCACATACCGCGATGTGTTTGGCCTGGGCACCAGTCCGTACTGGAAAGTATATTACAACAACGGCTCCGGGTTTTCTCAAACACCAAAAAACTGGAGCGTTCCCGATGGGGGGCATACCACAAGCACCCATCAATTCGGCTTCAATAACATCGCAGATGCCGGTTCTTATGAAGCCAATGACCAGGGATGGCTGGTTACAGACATAACAGGAGACGGAATACCCGACCTAATCGTGCACTCCCAGGGTGACGGTTCATACCGGGATGGATTCGACGTGGGAACCAACCCTTACTGGAAAGTATACCAGGGCGGCACTTCGGGTTTCGCCGCATCTCCACTCACCTGGAAGGTGCCTGCAGGCGGTCACACTTCATCAACCCACGCATATGGGTTTAACAACCTCAGCTATACCGGAGGTTACAATACAGGCGACCACAGTTGGGCCGTCATGGATATGGATGGCGACAAGAAACCTGACCTGGTTATTTATGCTGAAGGCACCGGAAGTTACCGAGATGCCTACGATGTAGGAAACAACTCCTATTGGAAAGTATACACCAACAGTGGTTATGGATTTACCGGAAGTTTCTCAAAATGGAATGTTCCTGACGGAGGATACCTGTACAACGGCCACAATTACGGCTTCAGCTACATCAGCTATTCAGGTAGCTACAGTGCCGGCAACCAGGGGTGGTCCACAATGGATATGACCGGAGATGGTCTTCCCGACCTTGTGATACATTCCCAGGGAGATGGCACCTACCGGGATGCCTTCAGCGTAGGAAACAATCCGTATTGGAAAGTTTACCAGGGAAATGAAAATGGATTTTCCGCATCTGACATTCACTGGAGCATGCCGGATGGCGGCCATGTTTCAAGTACACATACATTCGGATTCAACAACATCGGAGATGCTGGAAGTTATGATGCGGGTGACCAGGGATGGGCTTTGTTAGATATGAACGGAGACGGAAAGACCGACCTTGTGGTTCACAGCGAAGGGAATGGTTCCACCAGGGACGTGTATGGCGTTGATGTAAATCCTTATTGGAAAGTATACCTCAACACCATGACAAATGGCCTGAATGACGAACCTGAAGTTGAATGGATGAAGGTGTATCCGAACCCTACTTCCGGAGCCATCATTCTCAAACAAAATCTCTACACCAGACCCGTGCCCTTCACCCTACTCGACCACCTGGGAAGAACCATTTCATCCGGGCAAACCACAGGTATTGAAACACGCATCAACATCGCGGGCTTCCCCTCTGGCATTTACATGATCCGGATCAATAATGGTGAACAGACATTGAAGGTGGCGAAACAAGATTAGGAATTGTACTTTTGAGGCCAAAACCTACCCGGTTGTCGGCCACTCATTATACGATCACCGATGCCTCCGACACGGATGTGAATGATATCGTTTCCATTGCGGATCAGCAATTGGGACAAGGGTACCTGACACCCGAACTCACCCTTACCTTCCTGCAACCACCCAACAGGTGCAGGATCATCTACAATCAGGATAAGCAGACAATTGCTTTTTGCATCATCCTGCTCCTGAAAGCCTCCGAAATTTCCACCCGTCTTGGCCTGACCACGCATCCGTTGCTTCCCGCAGAAGGCATGGTCGGGGTTATAAAAACCATCGCGGTGGCCGGGCCGCATCAGGGAAAAGGTATCGGCCGCGTGCTTGTGCAGGATGCAGTGCAATTCCTGGCAGGCATGCGCGTGAAAGTGTTTCTTTGTCCGACCTGGAAACATAATGAAACAGTTGGCCTGGGAAATATTCTCGAGCAATCAGGATTTCACACATTGGAAGTGATTCATCGCTACTGGGAAAAAGACAGCCTGGAAAGAAAATACACGTGTCCTGCGTGCGGTGCTCCGCCATGCACCTGCACAGCCGTGATATACGCGCGCCTCCCCTAGCCCCCGTATAATCCGTCACAGGTCTCCTACATTTGCTACCTTTGAAGGATGAAGAAATGGATGATGGTTTTCTTCCTCCTGCCGTTGCTGGCAGGGAAGCCCGGTAATTTCGAGATTGCCTTGCTGAAGTATGGCGGCGGGGGCGACTGGTATGCCAACCCCACATCCCTCCCGAACCTGATTCAATTCTGCAACCGCAACCTGGGTACCGCCATGAAGGAAGAAAATACCGTGGTGGAAGTTGGCAGCCCGGAGATATTCAACTACCCGTTCATCCATATGACAGGCCACGGCAACGTGGTGTTCACTCCCGCAGAAGCCGAGAACCTCAGGAACTACCTCACGGGAGGTGGCTTCCTGCACATCGATGACAACTACGGAATGGATAAGTTCATCCGACCGGAAATGAAAAAGGTTTTCCCTGACCTGGATTTCATTGAACTTCCGTCAAGCCACCCTGTCTTCCATCAGAAATATGCGTTCCCACGGGGATTACCTAAAATCCACGAACACGATGACAAACCCGCCCAAGCCTTCGGGCTGTTTTACCAGGGCAGACTTGTATGCCTGTATTCATACGAGTGTGACCTGGGAGATGGTTGGGAAGACCCGGAAGTTCACAATGACCCGGAAGAGAAAAGACAAGAGGCACTGAAAATGGGCGCCAACCTGGTTCAGTTTGTCCTGATGGGCAACGACGACCAGTAGGGATTTATTCCGCAGCGATCAGACGGTTCAGCTTTTCGCTTTCAATCACCCTTTCCGTTACCTGAAACACTTCCTGTTTGATGCTTCTGAAGGCTTTCACAAAAGCCGACAGCTCATCTTCCAGTTTCGCATGTTCTTCACGGAATGTTTGTTCATCATGCGTATAAGCATTCTCCATCAGCAGCGTCAGATGCCCCATATGCTTGGCAACGGTTTGCGATAAACGCCCCCGTTCTTTATCCACTTCCGATACCTTTGCGGCAAGTTGTTGCACTTTGCTCACATTGTCTTCATGGGTCAGCCAGATGAAGTATTTACTGATCAGGCTGTGCAGAAACCTGATCTCATCTTTGTAAAAATCAAGGTTCGATTGCCAGCGTTCGGTAAGCACGGCCAGCGATTCAAAACCGGCAGTGTTCATGTAGTCGCTTTTGGGGCGTAAGGCAAAATTTTCCATTTTCTTATTTTTTATCCAATAAACTTTTTTAATTCAGCTATGCGGGCATGGAATCCCACACCCGCATAACCGAATCAATCATTGAACTTCCACGTTTTTCTTGGATGGAAGTTCTTTCTCACGTTTGTTCACCACCAACCTGAGCACGCCGTCTTCATACTTGGCAGACAGCTTATCCTGCTCTACGTTCTCCGGCAATGTGAACCGCTTGGTGAAGGATTGGGAAGAAAACTCTTTGCGTGTATAATTCTTCTTCTTTTCCTCCGATTCGTTTTCAACTTTTCCGGTAATGGTCAGCACACCGTTTTCAACTGTTACCTGAATATCATCTTTTTTGAAGCCCGGTGCGGCGACTTCAATCTCGTAGTTCCCTTCATTATCCACCACATTTACCGCAGGAGACAGGTCGGTATTTGCAAACCGGTTCCTGATCCATTCGTCATCGAAGAAATCCGTGAGATTTGGCCAGTTGGAAAAATTCCTCCTAATGAGTGTCATGGCATTTTGCATTTGAGGGTTTAACAATGTTGATTAAAAATTTATTTAAAGGTACAGTGCCATGCTGCGTATGCGCATGACCTGCATCAAGTTGAAACATGACAGATGTCAGGATAACGGGAGACCACTTTCCGGTGGATGAAATTCACAGGAAGAGAGCATGACCGAATTTGATATTTTTATGATCTTGTGCATGCATTTCTGCAATCAAACATCCGGCATACGTGAACATAGAAATCCCCATTACAGCATCACCCAGGGTGGTGATCATCGGAGGAGGCTTCGGTGGCATACATCTGGCGCGCAAACTTCGCAACAAGGGCTTCCAGGTGGTTCTGGTTGATAAGCAGAACTTCCATACTTTTCAGCCTCTGTTATACCAGGTGGCAACCGCAGCCCTCGACCCCGCCTCCATCAGTTTCCCCATACGCAAGATTTTCCACGGCTATGATGATTACTACTTTCGCATGGCCGATGTACGCGAGATCAAGGCCGACGAAAAAATGGTGTACACAGACATTGGTGAAATCCAATACGACTACCTTGTCATCGCCACCGGCTCACAAACCAACTATTTCGGGATGGAAGGATTGATCATCAGTTCCATGCCGATGAAGAGTGTTGCGGAAGCCATTGACCTGCGCAGCTTGATCCTGCAGAATTTCGAGAAAGCGCTCAGCATACAGAACGAGCGAAAAAAAGACAGCCTGATGACTTTCGCCATTGCAGGCGCAGGGCCAACCGGCGTGGAGTTGGCCGGAGCCATCGGCGAACTGAAAAAGAACATCCTGCCAAGGGATTACCCCGAATTGGACTTTTCCCGCATGCGGATCCTGCTCATCCAAAGCGGCAACCGCGTACTCCCCGCACTCTCCGAAAAGTCATCCGTACGTGCCAAAAGATTCCTGGAGAAACTGGGCGTTGAAGTGGTACTCAACACCCGTGTACTGGACTACTTCGGCGACTACATCCAAACCAACCAGAAAGATTACACGGCACGCACCCTCATCTGGACCACCGGAGTTAAGGGTTGCCCGGTAGACGGACTTCCGGCTGACAGCATTGAGAAACGCAACCGGCGTATATTGGTGGATGTATACAACCGCGTGGAAGGCTCCGAGCATGTTTTTGCTATCGGCGACTGCGCCGCCATGATCAGTGATGCATTCCCAAACGGCCATCCTCAGGTAGCACCCGCCGCGATCCAGCAAGGTGTTCTGCTGGCTGAAAACCTGGAAAGGCTTCTGAAAAACAAACCCCTCAAACCATTCCGATACCGCGACAAAGGATCAATGGCCACCATCGGAAAGAACAAGGCCGTGGTGGAAGTGGGCCGATTGAAGACCGGCGGTTTCCTGGCGTGGTTCGTGTGGATGTTTATTCACCTCATGAGCCTGGTTGGTTTCAGAAACAAGCTGATTGTATTTCTGGATTGGACCAGAAGTTATTTCAACAATGATAAAGGCGTGCGGGTCATCTTTCAGCAATTCGACCTGATGGAGGAAAAGAAACGGCGAAAAAAGGAAATGCTGAAAGAGGAATAAAAACGGGCTCTCCCGGACACTCATCCGCCAATTTCGGTTGTTACGCGAACAATCTGGCCACCCGAATGTTCTTTTGGAAAAATGTTTCATCTTTGCCGCGCTAAACAAACCCTACTTACCTATGAAATCATTGCGCACACTGACCGGATGCCTGCTGATATTGAGCGCTACCTCGGGCCTGCTTCACGCACAGGTTACCGATGCCGAAAACAAACTGAAAGATGCGAAAA encodes the following:
- a CDS encoding DUF4159 domain-containing protein is translated as MKKWMMVFFLLPLLAGKPGNFEIALLKYGGGGDWYANPTSLPNLIQFCNRNLGTAMKEENTVVEVGSPEIFNYPFIHMTGHGNVVFTPAEAENLRNYLTGGGFLHIDDNYGMDKFIRPEMKKVFPDLDFIELPSSHPVFHQKYAFPRGLPKIHEHDDKPAQAFGLFYQGRLVCLYSYECDLGDGWEDPEVHNDPEEKRQEALKMGANLVQFVLMGNDDQ
- a CDS encoding GNAT family N-acetyltransferase: MTTSPAHLHVRELTETDLPLLLDYWFKNDDAFLEGMGVDLAKMPTREEFSNMLQSQLQLPVEVRRSFALIWEADGQPVGHSNTNPTRFGEDAYMHLHLWKSNIRRQGLGAELVRLSLSHYFKKLNLKTLYSEPYALNPAPHCVLEKVGFRFVKEYVTTPGFINFEQPVKRWELTRKAWSELNA
- a CDS encoding YHYH protein; this translates as MQKRFLLLTLLGIQCCFASAQIGPEVYSWIINTTNATGYNGIPSNIQQVQYSDNNVYVSATCIPGYDIGPWAGNPNTPANQNFVFKITRHPAKNTGTPIQTGLGHIGVFSNGVSIFNPKDAMSYKNQNVWYQNAIIVEGPSFDDCLGHPAGNGEYHHHLNPTCLYDDSLTTEHSPIIGYAFDGFPVYGAFAYANANGTGGIKRMQSSYAKRNITKRNTLPDGSTASSTGPDVSTTYPLGYYVQDFEYIDGSGDLDEHNGRYCVTPEYPDGMYCYFVTLDSDLVAEYPYLIGPTYYGTVQTGNTGPGSGHNSINETVITYTGTSSVTEPTGRLKWGLFPNPTRNMLNIYVERNMPNNITFELVNSVGQVVLSRTNLQPTVQYSFDLSEFGQGIYFARMIAGQEVATRKFVLE
- a CDS encoding Hsp20/alpha crystallin family protein, with the translated sequence MTLIRRNFSNWPNLTDFFDDEWIRNRFANTDLSPAVNVVDNEGNYEIEVAAPGFKKDDIQVTVENGVLTITGKVENESEEKKKNYTRKEFSSQSFTKRFTLPENVEQDKLSAKYEDGVLRLVVNKREKELPSKKNVEVQ
- a CDS encoding pentapeptide repeat-containing protein is translated as MKANTSDTYFEGRVFTGKDLSEQPLASGEYENCRFTGGNLSESDLSGITFTSCRFEGCDLSMAKLRNTAIRETTFVECKLLGLHFEDCNPFLFGANFTSCDLSMASFFRCKLKGASLINCRLHEVDFTEADLQTVIFKGSDLSGATFDTTNLSGADFSDAIGYIIDPVKNKIAKARFSSDGLAGLLTGFKIVVEG
- a CDS encoding NAD(P)/FAD-dependent oxidoreductase, yielding MEIPITASPRVVIIGGGFGGIHLARKLRNKGFQVVLVDKQNFHTFQPLLYQVATAALDPASISFPIRKIFHGYDDYYFRMADVREIKADEKMVYTDIGEIQYDYLVIATGSQTNYFGMEGLIISSMPMKSVAEAIDLRSLILQNFEKALSIQNERKKDSLMTFAIAGAGPTGVELAGAIGELKKNILPRDYPELDFSRMRILLIQSGNRVLPALSEKSSVRAKRFLEKLGVEVVLNTRVLDYFGDYIQTNQKDYTARTLIWTTGVKGCPVDGLPADSIEKRNRRILVDVYNRVEGSEHVFAIGDCAAMISDAFPNGHPQVAPAAIQQGVLLAENLERLLKNKPLKPFRYRDKGSMATIGKNKAVVEVGRLKTGGFLAWFVWMFIHLMSLVGFRNKLIVFLDWTRSYFNNDKGVRVIFQQFDLMEEKKRRKKEMLKEE
- a CDS encoding T9SS type A sorting domain-containing protein, encoding MRIRYPLLLLVVLTMTHTRSSAQGFPSNPFNWQLPLGGSMSNTHSFGFNNIASTGSYTKNDQGWSVLDIDGDGKLDLVVHCEGDSSHRNTFGVNDGNQYWKVYKGNGSGFSQNEVHWSLPNGGDLNNGYLYGFYTTAHVGSYQAGDQAWSLTDMNADGKPDLVVNSEGNGTYRDVFGLGTSPYWKVYYNNGSGFSQTPKNWSVPDGGHTTSTHQFGFNNIADAGSYEANDQGWLVTDITGDGIPDLIVHSQGDGSYRDGFDVGTNPYWKVYQGGTSGFAASPLTWKVPAGGHTSSTHAYGFNNLSYTGGYNTGDHSWAVMDMDGDKKPDLVIYAEGTGSYRDAYDVGNNSYWKVYTNSGYGFTGSFSKWNVPDGGYLYNGHNYGFSYISYSGSYSAGNQGWSTMDMTGDGLPDLVIHSQGDGTYRDAFSVGNNPYWKVYQGNENGFSASDIHWSMPDGGHVSSTHTFGFNNIGDAGSYDAGDQGWALLDMNGDGKTDLVVHSEGNGSTRDVYGVDVNPYWKVYLNTMTNGLNDEPEVEWMKVYPNPTSGAIILKQNLYTRPVPFTLLDHLGRTISSGQTTGIETRINIAGFPSGIYMIRINNGEQTLKVAKQD
- a CDS encoding GNAT family N-acetyltransferase, with amino-acid sequence MSATHYTITDASDTDVNDIVSIADQQLGQGYLTPELTLTFLQPPNRCRIIYNQDKQTIAFCIILLLKASEISTRLGLTTHPLLPAEGMVGVIKTIAVAGPHQGKGIGRVLVQDAVQFLAGMRVKVFLCPTWKHNETVGLGNILEQSGFHTLEVIHRYWEKDSLERKYTCPACGAPPCTCTAVIYARLP